In Carassius gibelio isolate Cgi1373 ecotype wild population from Czech Republic chromosome B17, carGib1.2-hapl.c, whole genome shotgun sequence, a single window of DNA contains:
- the chst15 gene encoding carbohydrate sulfotransferase 15: MDHRHGFLNGLDEKKPVFLHPSNRWTSVLTVIENHRAQHQTWGPWTLRSVRKIKILSFLFGLMVTVVIMASYILTRDQKGLFLTPSPYHLTVESHPAQLPLNLSFATDYTVVREVVRSIVARVDFSQRRVPDLREVRKKEPNIFSAIPLKFLPHLKNPCWYEEFFGNVTADPYGKNLYALYSKRFQAIYDHLRRAFPAHLHHHTGRQYRLRCLPFFYIIGQPKCGTTDLYDRLRLHPEVHFTTMKEPHWWTRKRFGIIRLSNGFHNPYPLNDYLDLFDQAANQIQDHLTSNSSKTHKKVDIIIGEASASTMWDNNAWVYFYDNGTEVEPPFLVQDFIHAVQPDARFIVMLRDPVERLYSDYLYFGMANKSVEDFHERVSESLHLFEGCLEERSIRSCIYNTTLNNLMPVRLQVGLYVIYLLDWLSVFSREQILILRLEDHAANRKITMRRVFEFLHLGPLTLQKEADITKSPASNTRRPANRNLGPMLPITKEILQSFYEPFNQRLAQVLRDPAFLWM; this comes from the exons ATGGACCACAGGCATGGGTTTCTCAATGGCCTGGATGAAAAAAAGCCTGTGTTTTTGCACCCCAGCAACAGGTGGACGAGTGTATTGACTGTCATAGAGAACCACAGAGCACAACATCAAACATGGGGCCCATGGACACTCAGGTCTGTACGGAAAATCAAAATCTTAAGCTTCCTTTTCGGACTTATGGTCACCGTTGTCATAATGGCATCCTACATCTTAACGAGGGACCAGAAAGGGCTGTTTTTAACACCATCACCGTATCACCTTACTGTGGAGTCTCATCCGGCTCAGCTGCCCCTTAATCTGTCCTTCGCCACAGACTACACAGTTGTGAGAGAGGTGGTGAGAAGCATTGTGGCCAGAGTGGATTTCAGTCAGAGGAGAGTGCCTGACCTGAGAGAAGTGAGAAAGAAAGAGCCAAAC ATATTCTCTGCAATTCCCCTCAAATTTCTTCCTCATCTCAAGAACCCTTGTTGGTATGAAGAGTTCTTTGGGAATGTCACAGCTGATCCTTATGGGAAAAACCTGTATGCTCTTTATTCAAAGCGCTTCCAAGCAATATATGACCACCTGCGCAGAGCATTTCCGGCTCACCTGCATCATCACACAGGTAGACAGTATCGCCTTCGCTGCCTGCCTTTCTTTTACATCATCGGACAGCCTAAGTGTGGCACCACGGACCTCTACGACCGGTTACGCCTACATCCAGAGGTCCATTTCACCACTATGAAGGAGCCACACTGGTGGACGCGAAAGAGATTTG GTATCATCAGATTGAGTAATGGTTTTCATAACCCCTATCCACTGAATGACTACCTGGACCTTTTTGACcaagcagccaatcagattcaagatCACTTGACAAGCAACTCCTCCAAAACCCACAAAAAAGTGGACATCATTATTg GTGAGGCGAGTGCATCCACAATGTGGGACAATAACGCTTGGGTTTATTTCTACGACAATGGGACAGAAGTGGAGCCGCCTTTTCTGGTACAAGACTTCATTCATGCTGTCCAACCAGATGCCAGATTCATTGTGATGCTCAGAGACCCAGTAGAAAG gcTTTACTCAGACTATCTGTACTTTGGCATGGCTAATAAATCTGTGGAGGATTTTCATGAACGAGTATCAGAGTCGTTGCACCTGTTTGAGGGCTGCTTGGAAGAGAGGTCCATCCGTTCCTGCATTTACAATACCACTCTCAACAACCTGATGCCT GTGAGGCTTCAGGTTGGACTATATGTCATATACCTGCTTGACTGGCTGAGTGTTTTCAGTAGAGAGCAGATACTCATCCTACGACTTGAGGATCATGCTGCCAACCGAAAAATCACTATGCGGAGAGTCTTTGAATTTCTACATTTGG GACCTCTTACTCTGCAGAAGGAAGCAGACATCACAAAGAGCCCCGCCTCCAACACCAGACGACCAGCCAATCGCAATCTTGGCCCAATGCTGCCCATAACCAAGGAGATCCTGCAGAGCTTCTACGAGCCTTTTAACCAGCGCCTGGCCCAAGTGCTAAGGGACCCTGCCTTTTTGTGGATGTAG